Genomic window (Primulina eburnea isolate SZY01 chromosome 8, ASM2296580v1, whole genome shotgun sequence):
TTTTAAGTTTTACCTTCGTCATAGTTTcacgcaattttttttttcaaaatgatGTATCAAATTATTATTTCAGAATCTCAGACTATAAATCAATTAGTCAAAATACTGTTCATACACAATCACATATTATTCCAAGCAATGAGTCTTTTATTTAGCCTTTTTCACTCAATCGTTAAAGCAATATTGCTTGATTACATATCAAATGGACGTCTAAACTTTATATCAAAATACCGAGAAAAAGTTACACaactttgaaattgaatgtagtTGAATTGAGTTGAAAGTGCAACCAAATGCCATCATGTTCTTCTGTGGCATCACTGTTCTATAAATATCACTATAGTTCTCAAGTTTGAGGGATGGGTTTTCTTACTGTAGCAATAACGCAATGACCCAGTTTATTCATGTTCTTGTTTCTTTTGCCAAATTTGATATGTCAAGTGTCCATTCTTTCTCTTCCTCCGCTGGGCATATGCTGATGTGTTTCTCCCTAGTTGTATCTTGATTCTTGACAATGTCTTGGTTCGCAGGCAAGTAGCCATGCTATACGTGGAATTCTGTAAATTTGACTTGCTAATCTCACAAATGCAACATACTTGCTTCATTTACCACATGGAAATTATATttgtttgttttgaagaaacatCATTTAGGCATCTTTTGATGAGCTTTGGTCACTTTAATGAGACTAATAATTCCTTCTTATTTATAAGGACTCCATGCCTATTTTCTTGTTTAGTCTACTGCTTTATGCTAATATATGTTATTGTAGCATGACTAGCCTCTGAAATACGTAAGCATTTGCGGGACATTGTTCACTGAGCCATCATTATCTTGTCTTTTACTGCTGGGCAGAACTTCTTTGTTCATCTTTTACAAAATAACGTAATTTCAATTTTACAGAGATCCCAGAAAatgattatataaaatattttgctccAGATTACTCATTGAAATCTCCAAGTGGGCACATGGTAAGTAAACCGGCTGTTCTAATTAATTCATATACCTTGCTACTTACTTGATCAACTTGTACCAGCTAATACACGAAGCTTTAATGGATATAACCTTTAAGTTTGTTTTATATACTGTTTCAACCATGTTTTTGTTGATCACAAGAAATGTGCGTTGGGGTTCGAATAAGGAAGCAATGACATTGTGGTTTTTAATATCTTATATGAAAATTTTTGATTGAACAGGAGAATATGAACACCAAATCTTATCTCAACTCAATCAGACAGCAAGTTTGTGAAAATCTCAGCTCCATCCAACATGCTCCTGGTGTACAGATGCACGAGGTAAGCAGGCTAACAATATCTTCGAACTCAAAACTACTGTTAGTTTTTCAaggtaaatttatttttttaacatgcTTGGATACTGAATGCTGTTGATTTGCACAAATGATTTTACTGGTGTTAGTAACATCCAATTCTTAATGTAATTATATGTTGAAGAGCACATTATGCTCGTAACTTTTGCTATTTCTTTCTTAACTAGAATATGTGATTTGTTTCTTTGACTACCTCGTTACTTCTATTAGACGTTTTTTGTATTTAATAGCCGCATTTTGTAGTAATTATTTATTAACTAGGGTGAGATGTCACATTCTGGCTGACTGCGAAATAGTTATAGATTTTAATATTCAATGTAGTGTCTGTCTTTATCTGACAAGCATGGTTATCTATGGTTGCAGTTTCCAAACCATCTTCATTTTTTAGATCATAGAAGCACCTGATGCGTGATGAATATAACTGCATTttgaaccatttaaaatatgaatggTATTTGCTACGACTGTTTAATCATTCGAGGATTGGAAACTGAAATCTGTATGACCTGTTGTAGGTGCCGCCTGATTTTTACATCCCTGATATCAATGAAGATGAGCAGAATCCCGATGAACGTATACATCGTAAGTAATTGCTGTAATGTTGGAAAATAGAGTATAGTCATTCGTTTTTTTTAATCTtgtattaatataattttatcaACATACTAAGTGGCACCGTTCTGCTGGACTGTAATGTCGTTCTAGAACAAACACGAGACAAGCAAATCCGGCGAGATGATGAATATTATGAAGGCGACAATGACAATGATCAGACAATGGATGATACATGAGAAGCGTAACGCCGGTTctgatgatttttatgcattgaGAGTGCTATGTCCCAATTTATAGTGTATAGACATTTTCTGCCATAACTCTCCTTGTGGGTATTTCATCCACAATTAGTTACTGTAGAAGTAGAACAGAATTTATGCATCTTGTGGTGTTCACGTTTGCATTAACAGAACTGTCAAATTAAATGTGATGTCTATAGTCCAAATTATGTTACCAAAGTCTTTGGTCAAAACAGCACCAAATGCTAGGAAATGTATTTTCAAATGTTatatcaaacaaaatattagATGACTCGAACATCACAACGGGATTCTATGATAAATCGAGGGCCTCACTTCGTCAACGGACATACGTTGGGTCTCAGTGGTAAAAGTATTATGTTTGATGGGTCTTGTCAGTAACTACGAGATTTTATTCTGTGAAAAAGATCGATCTAGATTCATTGAAAATGGCAGTACTCGTGGATTGCGTTAGTGGAAAGATGAATCAAATGGTTTCATAATCTGATAGGTGATCAATCTGTTTATCTTAAAATATGAGTTCACTTGGTTTTATTGCGGTTCGAAacattgttatattatataaaataataatataatataataaataatatatttaaattctaaaatcttaaatgtataaataataaaagtatATATCTATCaatgtttaaaaaatcaaatagactctaatattttttaaaaaattcaaaatctaaataatcataaatacaacaaaaaataatattttaaaaaccaATAAAAAATTGTGAACCGGTCTAACTGATTTTTAATCTGTTTATCTGTTCAAAATAGGTTCGATCGATTCTTGATCAGTTTGACTGGTAAAACGATTTTTGATGGGCTTTCGAACCGTACCCGTAGATCAATTCTCGATCGTTCCGAATACGtttctgaaaaaaataaaatagaatgaTTAAATCTAATATATATTTGATTGCAtaagaataaaatttataattaattgtttgataaataattagatGTAACATTATATTATGATTATAACTTATAAAAGATTATGTTACTTTTCGCCTTCCCTTCTATATTTTGAATTGAA
Coding sequences:
- the LOC140840001 gene encoding histone deacetylase 17-like isoform X3, producing the protein MDCYVPGAIVLQCGADSLAGDRLGCFNLSIDGHAACVKFVKQLNLPLLVTGGGGYTKENVARCWTVETGALLGVELPNEIPENDYIKYFAPDYSLKSPSGHMENMNTKSYLNSIRQQVCENLSSIQHAPGVQMHEVPPDFYIPDINEDEQNPDERIHQQTRDKQIRRDDEYYEGDNDNDQTMDDT